One stretch of Diorhabda carinulata isolate Delta chromosome 5, icDioCari1.1, whole genome shotgun sequence DNA includes these proteins:
- the LOC130893724 gene encoding PAN2-PAN3 deadenylation complex subunit PAN3: protein MDWMSHNHSRSLSSRLDLARATQATEFVPRVISSSTSASPNFFSANTTLHPITKKLEDGNLSSSLISPESSSPPLVNNTSLITSSPVQSDKVASSPSSTLPAYQENVGGTTYFYQFHSTPENCQPGENPATVAGSLPSEYNVYTGKKDSSFFLSEDLRNDILNRNVLTLLQPDPQQYPDLPQEVDSYHQLFPLEPISNTLHKAHLGYQATMYKATHTKTGIHYCLRRIHGFRLSNTKCMAYVELWRKLTHSNIVQLKEVFTTKAFGDTSMMFVYDYHPGSETLLTKHFSPDQPGYCDPFLNDSSTPRPYSYQKNNLLRHTQNNKLPEPLIWNYIIQLTSALRVIHSSGLACRSLDPTKIIINSRNRLRLSCLGVMDVVLHEPNSTINHIALVQHYQQEDLTALGKLVLALACKSTMAVQRENISTALDIISRSYTTDLRNLIMYLLATQQRRSVTDLMPMIGARFYTQLDNLHNHIETLDHELSKEVQNGRLFRIMTKLATINERPDFNLESTWAETGDRYMLKLFRDYVFHQVTEDGNPWLDMAHIVQCLNKLDVGVPEKISLVSRDEQSVLVVSYAELKHCLEQSFGELCNSSTNIHDLSRLSGISVGIDEKL from the exons ATGGATTGGATGTCCCATAACCATTCCCGTTCTCTTTCGAGTCGTTTGGATTTAGCACGAGCAA cTCAAGCAACTGAATTCGTACCAAGAGTAATAAGTTCTAGTACATCAGCTTCACCCAATTTTTTCAG TGCCAATACAACACTTCATCCTATAACAAAGAAATTAGAAGATGGGAATTTATCTTCGTCTCTTATCTCCCCCGAATCGTCTTCCCCGCCGCTAGTTAACAATACATCTCTCATAACTAGCTCCCCTGTACAGTCAGATAAAGTAGCATCTAGTCCATCGTCAACTCTGCCGGCTTACCAGGAAAATGTTGGTGGCACCACCTACTTTTACCAGTTTCATTCTACCCCCGAAAACTGCCAACCAGGTGAAAATCCAG CGACTGTAGCTGGATCCTTACCTTCTGAATACAACGTTTACACAGGAAAAAAAGATTCGTCGTTTTTTTTATCTGAAGACCTCCGCAATGATATTCTAAATAGAAATGTATTGACACTATTACAACCGGATCCTCAACAATACCCCGACCTTCCCCAGGAGGTCGATAGCTACCATCAACTGTTCCCGTTGGAGCCCATATCAAATACATTGCACAAAGCCCATTTGGGCTACCAAGCTACCATGTACAAAGCCACTCACACCAAAACAGGGATACATTATTGCTTGAGAAGGATTCACGGCTTCAG ATTATCGAATACAAAGTGTATGGCGTACGTTGAATTATGGCGAAAACTCACTCATTCCAATATAGTTCAATTAAAAGAAGTTTTTACTACGAAAGCTTTCGGCGATACTTCTATGATGTTTGTATATGATTATCATCCGGGTTCGGAAACTTTACTCACCAAACATTTCTCTCCAGATCAACCGGGTTACTGTGATCCTTTTTTAAATGATAGCTCAACGCCTAGACCTTACAGTTatcaaaagaataatttattaaggCACACGCAAAATAATAAACTTCCCGAACCCCTAATTTGGAATTATATCATTCAATTGACGTCGGCTTTGAGGGTTATACATTCCTCGGGTTTGGCTTGCAGAAGTTTGGATCCAacgaaaattattatcaattctcGAAACAG ATTGAGGTTAAGTTGTTTAGGAGTAATGGATGTGGTGCTTCACGAACCGAATTCAACGATCAATCACATAGCGTTAGTTCAACATTATCAACAAGAAGATTTGACGGCATTGGGTAAATTGGTATTGGCTTTGGCTTGTAAATCGACGATGGCGGTACAAAGGGAAAACATATCTACGGCGTTGGATATAATAAGTCGTTCGTATACAACGGATCTCAGAAAtcttattatgtatttattggCGACGCAACAAAGAAGAAGCGTTACCGATCTTATGCCGATGATAGGAGCTCGATTTTATACTCAATTAGATAATTTGCATAATCATATTGAAACGCTCGATCACGAATTATCCAAGGAAGTACAAAACGGCCGATTGTTTAGGATCATGACCAAATTGGCTACGATAAACGAACGACCGGATTTTAATTTGGAAAGCACTTGGGCTGAAACTGGAGACAG gTACATGTTGAAATTGTTCAGGGATTACGTATTCCATCAAGTGACAGAAGACGGGAATCCGTGGCTGGATATGGCGCACATAGTACAATGTCTGAACAAATTAGACGTCGGAGTACCGGAAAAAATCAGTTTGGTATCTAGAGACGAACAGAGCGTCCTCGTCGTTTCTTACGCCGAACTCAAACATTGTTTAGAACAATCGTTCGGCGAATTGTGCAATTCGTCGACGAATATTCACGATTTGAGTAGATTGTCCGGCATATCGGTCGGAATCGAcgaaaagttataa